GCCAGTACGCCAACTGGCGCTTCGTCGGCCAGCAGACCGACTACCTGGCCGCCGACCGCGACCCCAGCCCGCTGCAGCACTTCTGGTCACTCGGCGTGGAGAACCAGTTCTACCTGCTCTGGGGCATCCTGCTGCTCGGCCTCGCCCGCCATCTGCACGGGCGGCTCCGCACCCTCGCGATCACCCTCGCAACCGTCACCATCGGCGCCCTCTCGCTGCTGCTCTGCCTGCGCTGGACCCACACCTCGGCGCCGCTCGCCTACTTCTCCACCGGCAGCCGGCTCTGGGAGTTCGCGGCGGGCGCCTGCGCGGCCCTCGCCGGCGGCGCGCTCGGCCCCCGTACCGAACGGAGCCCGGTGCCGTGGGTCCGGTGGGCACTGCGGCTGCTCGGCTGGCTCGGCCTGGCCGCCGTCCTCGCCCCGATCGCCCGCTACGACCGCGACACGCCGTTCCCCGGCGCCGCCGCCCTGCTGCCCGTCCTCGGCACCGCCGCCGTCCTGCTCGCCGGACACGGCCCGCTGCGCGCCGTCGACGCCGGACGCCTGCTCGCCACCCGTCCGCTGCGCGCCGCCGGGCGCCTCTCCTACACCTGGTACCTCTGGCACTGGCCGGTGCTGACCATCGCCCAGGCCCGGTACGGCGCCCTGCCCTGGCCCGTCCTGGTCGCGCTCACGGCGGCGAGCGCGCTGCCCGCCTGGCTCACCCTGCGGCTGGTCGAACAGCCGCTGCGGTACGGCAGCAGCCCGGCGCCCCGGCGCGGGCTCGCGGTCGGCGCCAGCGCCCTCGCCATCCCGCTGATCGCCGCCCTCACCCTCGGCGGCGGCACCGTACGCGCCCTCGGCGACGCCCCCGCCGGACCCACGGCCGCCCCCGCCGGAGCCGCCGACGGCCCAGGCCTGCTCGCCCCCGGCACCCGGGTGCTCGCCCTCACACCCCCGCTCGCCCGCGCCCGGCAGGACTTCCCGCCCGGCAAGGGCTGCGAGATCCCGCTCAACGCCGACAGCAGCCCCCGCTGCCTCTTCGGCACCGAGCACAGCCCCGACCGGATCGTGCTGCTCGGCGACTCCCACGCCGGCCAGTGGATATCCGCCGCCCTCGCCATGGCCGACCAGCGGCACTGGGCGCTGGAAGTCCTCGTCAAGCCCGGCTGCCCGCTGGCCACCCTCACCGTGCGCAACACCGTCCTCGGCCGAACCTTCGACGAATGCGACCGCTGGCGCGAGAACACCCTCACCCGGCTCGCCACCGGGCCCAAGCCGCGCCTGGTCCTGATGGCCGGCCTCAACCGCTACGGCAGCCAGGAGGAACGCACCGAGGGCTGGACCCGCACCCTCGACCGGCTCACCGCGCTCGGCACCCCGCTCGCCTACCTCGGCGACACCCCGATGCCCGGCAAGGACATCCCGACCTGCCTGGCCGCCTCCGACGGGCGCTCCGACGCCTGCTCCTTCCCGCGCGACACCGCCTTCGAGCCCGACCCGATGCTCGACGGCGGACTCGCCGCCCGGTACGGCGTCCGGCCCCTCGACCTCGGCCCGCTGCTCTGCCCCGGCACCGGACCCTCCTGCCCGGCCGTGCTGGAGGGCGTCGTGCTGTACCGGGACACCGGGCACATCACCGACACCCTGGCGCGGGTGCTGGCGCCCCGGCTGGACCAGGGGGTGCTCGGGGCGTCCGGCGGTTTCTAGTGGGGGGCTTCCGGTGCTTCGGCGGCTCAGCCGTAGACGCCGCGGCAGAGCCGGGCCTGCTCCGAGCCGGCCGGCCAGCGGCCGACGCGTTCGGCCTGGTCGCAGATGGTGCCCGGGCCGACGCCCGGCATCGCCGCGCCCGCCCCCGGGCCACCCGGGGCGGGCGCGCCCGACGCCCCGTGGGCCGGTGCCGTGGCGTGCGGGCTGTGGCCTGGTCTCGGCCGCGCACTCGCAGAGCCGTGCTGGGCGTCCGCCGCCCCGGCCTCGGGCGTGGGGGCCGCGGTCTCCGCCGTCTTCGCGTCACCCGGCCCGCCCGTGGCGCCGGAGGCCGGGACGGGGGCCGGCAGCGGCGAGGGCGCGGGCGTGGCGGGCGGCGGGGAGACCGGCAGCAGCCGAGCGGCCGGGTCCGAGGCCGGGCCGGAGGCCGGGTCCGAGACGGACGGGGAGGCCCCCGGCATCGCCGTCACCTGCAGGTCGTCACCCGAGCCCGGCCCGCACATCACCAGGACCGACGCCAGCACCGCACCCGTCCCGACCGCCGCGGCCGCCCAGGCCTTGCGCGAACGCCGCGGCGGCCGGGCCAGTGGGGGCGGCGGAGGCGGAGGAGTCATCGGGACGGGAGGCGGCTGCCACGCGTCCCGCGGCCACTGCCACTGCCCTCCGGTGGGCTGCCCAGTCATCTGCTCGTCCTTCCCGCGGCCCCCCGGCGTACCTTTCCGGTGCTCAACGAGCGCGCCGACGCCGGGACATGACCCGGAAGAGGGGTCTGAGCGGGCGCTGATTGCCACCGCACCACATGCTTGGGGTCATGGAGACCAACAGCACGTCCGCGCCCCTGGTCGAGGTGGCCGAGTTCCGGACCGACAGCCGCTACCGCCTCGTCCACTTCGAGGGCCACGGCTGGGAGCCGCTCGCACCGGAGGAGTTCGAGCCGCGCGTCCACCAGCTCTTCCCCGACCTCGACCCGCACGACCCCCAACGGGTCCAGTGGGCCGACCGCCCCTGGGAGTGGCCCGCCTGGCACCCCGGCGAGGCCTGAACGCAGGCTCCGCAGTGGTCCCGGCACCGTTAGGCTGAGCGGGTGAGTGTGGATCACTTCTGGTGTCGTCTGCCCGGGCAGGCCCTGGACAGCTGTTCGGCCGCGGAACTGGGCGACCTCGTGCCCCGGCACCGCGACGGCCGGTACGACCGGATGGCCGCCGCCGGGCTCGCCCTCGGCGTCCGGCGAACCGCCGTCCTGATGGAACTCGCGCTCACCGAGAACGGCCTGCACCCCGACCCGGCCGCCCGGCTCCCCGTCTACGGCGGGGCGCGGCGCGAACCCGGCACCGCGATGCCGGTGCTGCGCCCCGAACAGGTCACGGCGGCCTCCGCCTTCCTGCGCGGCTCGGCGCTCGGCGAACTGGTCCGGCAACAGGACACCGTGCTCGCCCGCACCGTCGAGGACCTCGGCTACCCGACGCCCTGGTCCGAGGCCTGGGCCGCCGCCGTCGTCAACGACCTGCGCGAACTACGGGACTTCTTCGCCGCGGCGGCCGCCGCCGGGGACGCGGTGGTCGTCCGGGAGGCCGAGTGACCACCCCGGCCATCCCGGCCATCCCGGCCAGCACGGCGACCCCGGCCGGCACGGCGACCCCGGCCGGCACGGCGGGCTACGGCGAAGAGGCCGAACAACTCGCCGTCCAGTACGAGAGCGTGAGCTTCGCCGAGGTCCACCGCGAACTGCTGCACCACTACCCGGCGCCACCCGCCGCCGTCCTCGACATCGGCGCCGGCACCGGCCGCGATGCCGCCGCCCTCGCCGCGCTCGGCCACCGGGTGGTGGCCGTCGAACCGACCCCCGAACTCCGCGCCGTCGGCGCACGGTTGCACCCCGGCGCGGACCTCCGCTGGATCGCGGACGCGCTGCCCGGGCTCCCGCTGCTCCGCGCCGAGGGCGAGCGCTACGACCTCGTGCTGCTCACCGCGGTGTGGATGCACCTGACCCCCGCCGACCGCCCGCCCGCGATGGCCAACCTCGCCGCTCTCCTCACCCCCGGCGGCCGCCTCGCCCTCACCGTCCGCCACGGCCCCGTCCCACCCGGCCGCCACATGGTCGACCTCCCGCCCGAGCACACCACCGACCTCGCCGCCGCCTGCGGCCTGCGCCTCCTGCACCACGGCCACCGGCCCGACCTGCACGGCCGTGCCGGGGTGCACTGGACCTCGCTGGTGTTCGAACTTCCCGGCTGAGATCCGGTACGTTCGGTGGTGCGGTCCAACACGTCGCTGCCACAGAGGAGTTCGGGGTGCAGGGTTCGGGCGGGGGCGTCCACAACGAGATGTCGGACGTGACGGCCCGGGTCGCCGTCCAGGCGCAGGTCGCGAACTTCATCACCGTGGCGCCCGGGGCGGCGGCTCCGGAGCAGGTGGAGCGGTCCGAGGAGACGCAGCAGCTCGTGCTGCCGGACCTGCGGCGCTGCGCGGCGGCCCTCGGTGTGCCGCCGGGGGAGGTCGAGGCCGTGGCCGACTGGCTCGGCCGGATCGCGGCCGGCGACGCGCCCCGGCAGCCCTGCCCGGTCGCCCTGCCTCCCGACACGGCGAGGGAACTGGAGGCGTTCGCCACGCACCTCGTGCGCTTCGTAAGGCCGGAGCTGATGTTCACCGGGCGGAAGGTCTACCTGAGCAGGGGCAAGCTCGACGACATGTACGGCCTGCTCGCCCACCGCCTGGGGGACACGGACGATATCCGGCCGATCGTGCTGGAGGCGTACGATCCCCGAACCGGCTGACGAGCGAGGGGTTGCCGTGGATCCGGCCCGATGCCGGCGGAAGTTCGCGCTCCCTTCCGTGGATGAACCGGTGTGGCAAGGGTGTTGGGTGTGGTGTCAGTCCACCGGACCGCCACTGAAAGGCCCTTCTCATGTCCGTGTTGCGCCTCGGTGTCTCGCTCCAGCCACGCTGGCCGGTCGAGGACGGAACGGCCGTGCTCCGTGCCGCCTCGCAGGCCGAGCAGCTGGGCTTCGACCACGTGGCAGTCGGCAACCGCCTCCTGGACAGCGGATTCGGTCTCGACACCGACCCGCTCGTCCTGCTCTCGGCCGTCGCCGGTGCGACGACCCGCCTGCGGTTGCTGACGTCCGTGCTCGTCGCGCCGTACTATCCGGCGCTGGTGCTCGCCAACCAGGCGGCCACGCTGGACGTCGTGTCCGGCGGCCGCCTGATCCTGGGCGTCGGCACCGGGTGGAACCCTGACGAGTTCGAGGCCGTCGGCGTACCCTCCCGAGAACGAGGCGCCCGCACCGACGACCATCTCGCAGCCGCCAGGGCCCTGTGGACGAATCGTCCCGCCGACTTCGAGGGGCCGTTCACGACCTTGCGCGCGGCCCGCCTGGGGGTGTCGCCGGTGACCCGAGGCGGCCCGCCGGTGTGGGTCGGCGGCCACAGTGACGCCGCGCTGCGCCGCGCACTGCGGTTCGGCGACGGCTGGTACGGCACCGGCGTCGACGCCGCGGACCTCGCCGACGTACGGCGCCGTCTCCGTGAGCTCGCCGAAACCGAAGAGCGAGCCGAACGTCTGACGCTCGCTTCGGCCGTGTTCCTCACGCCTCCCGGGATTCCTGCGGTCGTCCCGCCGCCGGGGCAGCCCCTCGGTGGCCTTGCGCCCACCGCGGCGACCGTCGTCGACGCTTTGGGGAAGCTCGCGGAATCGGGTCTCGCCGTCTGCACCCTGTGGCTTCCCGTGGCGGCTGACCACGTGGAACGGGCGATGCAGTGGATCGCGTCCGAGGTCATGCCGCAGCTCGGCTGATCCACGGCGTTGTCGTCGCCGACGGAGTGGACGAAGCAGTGGCCGGGGGAACTGATGCGCAGGAAGTCGGGCGGGCCGACTTCCTGCGCAAGGTCCGGGAGCAGCCTCACTTCGTGCCGAAGTCCTCCTCGACCAGGCGGGTGGCCCAGCGGGTGAGGGCAGGGGTGAGGGGTGGCTGGGTGAGGCCGGCTGCGGCGCTGAGGTGGTCGGCGGAGGTGGTGTCGTAGCGGTCCTCGGAGAGGAAGGTGAGGGTCTCCGGGTCGGCGCCGGTGAGGGCGCGGGGGAGACGGCGGACGAGCGGGACGGGGACCAGGCCGCGGGGTGGGCGGACGCCGAGGTGGGTGGCGAGGAGGGCGATCAGCTCGGGGAGGAGGGGGGTGTCGGGGTCGAGGACGGTGTGGGCCTGGACGGGGGCGCGGTCGTGGTCGGGCACGACGGCGAGGAAACGGGCCAGGTGGTCGACGGTGACGACGGGCAGGAAGGTGCGGCGGGTGCCGGGCAGCAGGGGGAGGCGGCCGCGGTGGAGCCGGCGGACCAGCTGGGCCAGGCCGAGGTACTGGCCGGCCTCGCCGGTGCGCGAGTGGCCGATCACGCTGCTCGGGTTGACGGTGGTGAGGGGGACGCCGAGGCGGGGTGCGGTGACGCGGACGGCGGCGTCGCCGAGTTGCTTGGACGCCTCGTACGCGCCGAGGCGGGTGTAGAGGGCGGCGGTGGCGCGCTCGTCCAGCGGGTGGCGCGGCTGGGGGTCGCGGCCGACCCGGTAGCCGGAGAGGTGGACCAGGCGGCGCAGCCGGGGACGGGTCGCGGACCACTCCAGTGCGTGCAGGGCGCCGTGGACGTTGGCGGGCTCGGCCTGGGCGCGGGTGAGGCCGAAGTCGTAGCGGGCGGCGAGGTTGTGGACGTCGCGGACCTCGGTGAGCCGGGCGTCGTCCTCGGGGGAGAGGCCGAGGCCGGGGCGGGTGAGGTCGGCGGCGACGGTGGTCAGGGCGGCGTCGTCGGCGTCGTGGACGCGCAGCCAGTGGCGGAGGGCGGCCGCGCGGTCGCTGTCGCGGACGGCGGCGGCCACGGGCTCGCCGCGGGTGAGGAGTTCGAGGAGGAGCCAACGGCCGAGGAAGCCGGTGGCGCCGAGGACGAGGGTGCGGGGCGGGGTGCGGGGCGGGAGGGACGCCATGCGGTACTCCAGGAGTCGGGAATCAGTAGACCGGTCTGCATATTTTTTGGACGTACGAGGACGGGTGCGCCGCTCGGAGTGCGGCGTGCCCGTCGGCCCCGTGCCGCTACTTGATGCCGAGCAGGTGCCGGACGGCGTGCCGGGCGTGGTCCAGGGGCTCGCGGCTGCGTCGGACGGAGGCGAGCAGGACGGCGCCCTCCAGCAGGGCGAGGGTCTGGCCGGCGGCGGTCTCGGCCTCGGCCGGGCCGAAGCCTTCAGCCTCCAGACGGGCGGTCAGGACCTGCTGCCAGCTCGCGTACACCTCGGCGCAGACGGTCCGCAGCGCCTCGTTGGTGCCCGCCGTCTCCAGGGCGACGGTCGCGATCGGGCAGCCGCTGGCGTAGTCGGACTGCGCCAGGCGCTCGGCGAAGGCCTCGATGAGGCGGTCGGCGAGGGTGGCGGTGTCGGCGCCCTCGGCGGCCAGGGCGGCGATCAGTGCCTCGACCTCCTGGCCGGCCTCGGTGAGGGCGGCCGCCACCAACTGGTCCTTGCCGCCGGGGAAGTGGAAGTAGAGCGAGCCGCGCGGTGCGCCGGTGCCGGCCACGATCCGGTTCAGGCCCGTCCCGAAGTAGCCCTGTGCCTCGATCAGTTCCCTGGTGCCGGCGATCAGCCGGGCCCGGGTCTCCTCGCCCTTGACTCCCATGCGGCGATAGTAGACCGGTCTGCATATTTTTGTCGACGGGGCGTGGACAAGGTCTCGGCAGGCGCCAACAGGAGTCAGCAGGCCTCGAACAGGCCTCGAACAGGCGCCGGCAGGCGTCAAAAGCGCAGTGCGGCCGGGAATCCGGTCCAGCGCAGCTCCTCGGGCAGGTGGCCCTGGTCGTTCAGCAGCAGGACGGACGGTGGCCGGCCGGGGGCGTACCGCAGCACCGTCAGGCCCGCGTTGGCGACGTTGAGGCCGAGCCAGCGCCAGGCCGGGGCGTCCAGGGCGTGCCGGACCAGCCAGCCGACCAGGAAGGCGTGGGTGACGACCAGTTCGTGCCGCTCCTCGCCGCCCGCCACCGGCCCGGTGAACCGCTCGACCGCGCGCGGCGCCAGCACCGCACCGCTCGCGCACTCCTCCGGGGTGGCGTGCGACAGGAAATCCAGCAGGAACTCCGCACTCTCCTCGGGAAGTTCGGCCCGCTCGGGCAGGTACGGCAGGTAGTCCCCGGCCTCCTCGCACACCGTCGGGAGCACGCCGTCCAACTGCTCCGCGACCAGCCGCGCGGTCTCGGCGGCCCGGGGCAGCGGGCCGTGGTGCACCGCCGTGATCGGCCGGCCCGCCAGCCGCCGGCCCAGCAGGGTGGCCTGCCGGCGCCCGGCGGCGGTCAGCCCGCCGCCCTCGGTGTGCGCGGCCTCGCCGTGGCGGGCCAGGTAGAGGTAGCGGGTGGCGTGGTCGGTCATGCTCCGGGACTCCTCGGCGATCATCGGTGCCTTGTCGTCCCGGAGCGACGCACCACGAGCCTCGGCCGGTTCCGGCTCGGCCGGCGTGGGCCCGACCGGTCGGTGTCGGTTCAGCCGGCGTGGGCCTCGTCCAGCAGGGCCAGTTCCTCGGCGGTCAGCCGCAGTTCGCCGGCGGCGATGTTGTCCTCCAGGTGCGCCACGTCGCCGGTGCCGGGGATGGCCAGGACGTGCGGGCCCCGGTGCAGCGTCCAGGCCAGCCGCACCTGCGCGGTGCTGATCCCGCGGGCCTCGGCCACCGCCCGTACCTGCGTGGGTTCGGCCTCGCTCGCGCCGCTCGCGCCGCCCTCCCGCCCCGCGCCGGCGATCGCGTAGAAGGGGACGAAGGCGATGCCCTGCTCGCCGCAGAGCCGCAGCAGCTCGTCCTGTTCGGGCGAGGCGCCGATGCCGTACGGGTTCTGCACGCACACCACGGGGGCGATGGCCTGCGCCTCGGCGAGCTGGTGCGGGCGGACGTTGGAGAGGCCGAGGTGGCGGATCAGCCCGGCCTGCCGCAACTCGGCGAGGGCGCCGAAGCGTTCGGCGACGGAGTCGGTGCTGTGGATCCGCAGGTTGACCAGGTCGAGGTGGTCGCGGCCGAGCTCGCGCAGGTTCTGCTCGACCTGGGCGCGCAGCCGCTCGGGGGTGCGGGCGTGCTCCGCCCACTCGCCGTCGAGGCCGCGGGCCGGGCCGACCTTGGTGGCGATCACCAGGTCGTCGCCGTACGGCGCGAGCGCCCGGTTGATCAGCTCGTTGGCGGAGCGGAGCCGGGAGAAGTAGAAGGCGGCGGTGTCGATGTGGTTGACGCCGAGTTCGACCGCGCGGCGCAGCACCCGCAGGGCCTGCTCGCGGTCGCGCGGGACGGCGTGCGGGACGAGCGCCGGGCCCGTCTGCGGCAGGCGCATCGTGCCGAAGCCGATGCGGTGGACGGTGCGGTCGCCGAGCGTCCAGGTGCCGGAGGCGGCGGCGGTCACGGGGGTGGTGGTTACGGGGGCGGTGGGGGTGGTCTCCGAAGTCATGTCGATCATGATCGGCAATGAACTAGCCTGACCGCCAATGATTCGAACATGTCTGAATCCACGGGGGTGCGGGCTTGGCGGCCGAACTGCTGTTCACGGCGGGTGACCTGGCGCGGATGCGCTTCGCCGTCTGCCCGATGTGGGAGGTCGGCCCGAGCCTGCGGCTGCTGGGCTCGGGGCTCGCCCACCCCGTCCACCGCCCCTGGGCGGAGCAGGTGCGGCCACGGCTGGCGACGCTCGGCCCGGCGTACGCCCTGCTCGCCGAGCTGGTCCCGCCCGCCGGGTACGTGCCGGACTTCCTCAACCCCACGCCCGCCGGGCCCGCCCCCACCCTGGATGAGGAGCTGGCCGCGATCCGGGCCACCCCGACCGGGCAGGTCCGCCGCGAGCTCGACCGGCTGCAGGACGACCGGCGTCAGGAGGGCCGCGGCGGCCTCGGCCCCCGGCTGCGCGCCCTGTACACCGACCCGGCCGCAGGGCTCGGCCGGCTCACCGAAGCGGTCGAGGCGTACTGGGAACTCGCGCTCGCCCCGTACTGGGCACGGATCCGCGCCGTCCTGGATGCGGACGTGCTGCACCGCGCCCGCCAGGCCGCCGAACACGGCGCGGCGCACGCCCTGAACGACCTGCACACCGAACTCCGCTGGACCGAGGACACCCTGCGGCTGCGTCACCGCACCCGCCCGCTGCCGGGCCGCACCGCCGGGGCGGGCCTGCTGCTCGTCCCGTCCGCCTTCACCGGGCCCGCGCTCTACACCCGCCTCGTCCCGCCCGACCCGCTGCAGCTGGCGTACCCGGCCCGCGGCATCGGCAGCCTGTGGACCACGACCGCCCCGGTGGCGGGCACCGAGGCGCTGGCCGCCGTCCTCGGCCGCTCCCGCGCCCGGCTGCTGACGGAGCTCGTGGCCCCGGCCTCCACGACCGAACTCGCGCAGCGCACCGGGCTCTCCGCCTCGGCGGTCTCCCAGTACCTGACGGCCCTGCGGGACGCGCACCTGGTCAGCGCCCACCGGGCGGGGCGCTCGGTGCTGTACGCGCGGACGGCGTCGGCGGAGGCGCTGCTGGCGCCGCTGGGGGAGAGATGACGATGTGTTCGTCCGCCTACCGTAATGTCGGCCGGGCGGTCCGGTGTCGTCTGGCCGGATCCGGCCGACGTCCGTAGCGTTCGATACATGACACCCAGCCGGCACCCCCGCCCCCGCCGGAGCGCCCTCGTCGCCGCCCTGCTCGCGGCCGCCTTCGGCACGGTGGCGCTCACCGGCGCCCCCGTACGGTCGGCGGTCCCGCAATCGGCCCCGCAGCAGGTCCCGCAGGCGGCAGCCGCGCCCGGCGGGTGGCTCCGTCCGGCCGGTGCGCCGCCGACCGTCTTCGCCCACCGCGGCGCCTCCTCCGCCGCCCCCGAGAACACCCTGGTGTCCGACGAGGTGGCCCGCCGGGCCGGCGCCGCGTGGATCGAGGACGACGTGCAGCCCAGCAAGGACGGCGTCCCCTACGTCCTGCACGACGAGACCGTGGACCGTACCACCAATGGCACCGGCCGGATCCGCGACCTGACCGCCGCCCAGCTGGACGCACTGGACGCAGGCTCCTGGTTCGCCCCGGCCTACGCGGGCACCCGGCTGCCCACCCTCGCCGCCCAGCTGGAGGACCTGCGCACCCGGGGCGGCAAGCTGCTGCTGGAGATCAAGGGACCGCACACCCGAGACGAGGTCGCCCGGATCGTCCGCGAGGTCCGCGACCACGGCATGACCGACCGGGTCTTCGTCCAGAGCTTCGAGGTGGACGCTCTGCGCCACACCCGCGAACTGGCCCCCGAACTGCCGCTCGGCCTGCTGCGCTCCGCTCTGGACGCCGACCCGGTCGCCACCGCCCGCGAACTCGGCCTGGCCGCCTACAACCCCTCGGACGAAGCACTCTCCGCCCGCCCCGGAGCCCTCGCGGACCTGCACGCCGCCGGGATCGCCGTCAACGTCTGGACGGTCGACCAGCCCGCCCGCTGGAAGGCCCTCACGGACGCCGGTGTGGACGGCATCATCACCAACCGCCCGGCGGAGCTGGCCGGTTGGACCGCGGCCTGGTCGCCGCCCGGAGCCGCCGGTTAGGCTGCCCGGCGTGAACGGCGACAGCACGAAGGGCACGAAGGGCACGAAGGGCACGAAGGGCACGGAGAACACGAACGGCACGGACGCCACGCAAGGCACCCTGACCGCCTTCGACGGCCGCCTCGTCCTCGACCTCGACGCCCGGACCGCCACCGTGGACGGCCGCGAGGCACAACTCACCCGCCAGGACGCCAAGTTGCTGCGCGGCCTGATCGAGCTGGGCGAGGGCGTGCACGCGCCGGACACGATCCTCCTGCGGGTCTGGGGCGTCCTGCTCAACCCGGTGGAGCTCAGGTACCCCATCTCGGTCCTGAGGTTGAAGCTCGGCCGGCCGTCCTGGATCGAGCGGACCGAGGCCGGCTACGCCCTGCGGCCCCCGGAGCGCGAGCAGGAATAGGTGGTTCCGGTCCGACCTGGGACGATGGGGCGGTGACGGGGCGGGAGTCGCCCGGGTCCGTTCTGACGGGGGGTCGGCGATGTCGCCGCACGAGATCGGGTTGTACGCGAGCGCGGCTGTGGTGGTCGGCGTGGGCCTGCGGACGCTGGTGGTGGCCGGGGCCGGCCCCGACGGTCCGGCGGGCGGTGGCGCGGGAGCCGGCGGCGCGGCAGTCGGTGGAGCGGCGGCCGGCGGGCCGGGCGAGGTGCTTGCCGTCGTCCGCGGCGCCCTGGCGCGTCGGCCCTGGGTCACGATCGCGCTGTTCGCGGTGATGGCGGTGATGGCCGTCGTCCAGTACGCCGTGCCCGCCGCGGTGGACGACCTGATGCGGCAGCCGGGTGCGCTGTCCGACGGGCAGTGGTGGCGGGCGGGGACGGCGCTGCTGGTGCAGTCCTCGGGCCTCGGCCAGATCGCGTTCAACCTGCCGGCCCTGCTGGTGATCGGGGCCGTCGCCGAGACGGTCCTGGGGTGGTGGCGGACCCTGGCCGTCTTCCTGGTCAGTGGCGTCCTCGCCCACGTGGTGAGCCTGGCCGGCTGGTCGCCGCGCGGCGGCGGCGACTCGGTGGCCGTCTGCGGTCTGCTGGGCGCCCTGGCCGTCGTCTGCCTGCTGCGCGGGAACGTGCGCGGAACCGTGCCCGGCCCCGGACTGAAGGCGCACTGGTACCTCCTGCTCGTCCCGGCGGCCGCCGTGTTCCTCTGTGCGCTGCGCAACAACCACGGCGCCGGCCTGCTGGTGGGCTGCCTGCTCGGGCTGGTCCTGGTGCCGCGGGCGAGCGCTGCACGTGACGGGGGGACCGCCGCGGCCTGACCGCGACGTCCGGCTGTCGTGCCGGAGCGGGCCGCATACTGACCGCGTGACGAGTGGAGACGGCGCAGACGGCGGACGACCGACCGCGGACCGGCGCGGGGTGCTGCGGGCGGGCGCGGCGGCGCTGCTGCTGGGCGCGGCGGGGTGTACGAGCGGGGGCAACCCGCGGTCGGCGGGCACGAGTCCGAGCCCGCCGACGCCCGAACCACCGGGCACCCGGACGCCCACGCCCACCCCGACGCAAACCCCCACCCCGCTGCCCGAGCCGCCGCTCTGGCAGCCCGGCCCGGCCGAGATCCAACCCGACGTCAAGCGCCGGGCCGTCGAACTGGTCGCCGCGCTCGGCGCCTGGCCGCCCGGCGGCCAGGGCGTGGAGCCGGCCCGGGCCCGGGTGGCGGCGCTCGGGCTGCCGCCCGCGCTGGCCGACCAGGCGGGTCCGCTGGCCCCGGCGGCGCCGGAGGCGAGCCTGGAGGTGGTCGTCGCCCAGTACGGCGGGATCCTCGCCGATTCGGCGAGCGTGCTGGTGGTGTGCCGGCAGTGGACCCGGGGCCCGGACGGTTCGGTGGCCGGGGGCGGCACCACGGTGGACGTCCGGCTGAGCCGGGCCGAGCCGCGCTGGACCGTCACCGAGCTGCACCCGGGGGTCGCCGGCCCGGCCGCCGCGGCGCCGACCTCGGCGGTGGCCCGGGTGCTGGCCGAGCCGCGGATCGAGCTGCCGCCCGAGGCGGCGGCCGACCTGCGCAGCGGTACCGTCCACGACAGCGTGCCGGAGGCGATGCTGCGGTTGGCCGGCCCGTACACGCTGTCGGTGAGCGTGGTGCGGACCGGCCACCCGTTGGACGTGTTCGGGACGTCCCGGCCCAGCGACCATCCGCTGGGCCGGGCCTTCGACGTCTGGCGGATCGACGGGATGGCCGTGGTGGACCCGGCCACGCCCCGGCAGCTGGTCGAGTCCTTCATGCGGGACGCGGCCGCGGCCGGTTCGTACAACGTGGGCGGGCCGGTGGCGATCCCGGGGGCCGGGAACCGGTTCTTCACCGACGACACCCACCACGACCACTGCCACGTCGGGTTCACCTTCTGAGGGCTCGACCACGAGCGGCCGTACGTCAGTTGACGTTGACGCCGCTCCAGGCCGCCGCGACGGCCTTGTACTCGGTGCTGTTGAGGCCGTAGAGGTCCTTGGCTGCGCTCAGCGAGGCGGCGCGGGCGCCCTTGTAGTTGGTGGTGGAGGTCATGTAGACGGTCAGTGCGCGGTACCAGATCTTGGCGACCTTCTGGTTGCCGATGCCGG
The genomic region above belongs to Streptomyces sp. 1331.2 and contains:
- a CDS encoding class I SAM-dependent methyltransferase is translated as MTTPAIPAIPASTATPAGTATPAGTAGYGEEAEQLAVQYESVSFAEVHRELLHHYPAPPAAVLDIGAGTGRDAAALAALGHRVVAVEPTPELRAVGARLHPGADLRWIADALPGLPLLRAEGERYDLVLLTAVWMHLTPADRPPAMANLAALLTPGGRLALTVRHGPVPPGRHMVDLPPEHTTDLAAACGLRLLHHGHRPDLHGRAGVHWTSLVFELPG
- a CDS encoding TetR/AcrR family transcriptional regulator; amino-acid sequence: MGVKGEETRARLIAGTRELIEAQGYFGTGLNRIVAGTGAPRGSLYFHFPGGKDQLVAAALTEAGQEVEALIAALAAEGADTATLADRLIEAFAERLAQSDYASGCPIATVALETAGTNEALRTVCAEVYASWQQVLTARLEAEGFGPAEAETAAGQTLALLEGAVLLASVRRSREPLDHARHAVRHLLGIK
- a CDS encoding histidine phosphatase family protein, coding for MTDHATRYLYLARHGEAAHTEGGGLTAAGRRQATLLGRRLAGRPITAVHHGPLPRAAETARLVAEQLDGVLPTVCEEAGDYLPYLPERAELPEESAEFLLDFLSHATPEECASGAVLAPRAVERFTGPVAGGEERHELVVTHAFLVGWLVRHALDAPAWRWLGLNVANAGLTVLRYAPGRPPSVLLLNDQGHLPEELRWTGFPAALRF
- a CDS encoding acyltransferase family protein; the encoded protein is MSTAVPPSNAPSRPATATADDLLPEVVRVDREPAAPKGATAVTGVTGATVVTGATVAESGPPRRRTAFRPDIEGLRGIAVLSVLAFHAAVPGLTGGYVGVDIFFVISGYLITGLLLARPLGLWDFAARRARRILPAAATVLVATAAAGGALLDPLRGTDLARDLIAVAGQYANWRFVGQQTDYLAADRDPSPLQHFWSLGVENQFYLLWGILLLGLARHLHGRLRTLAITLATVTIGALSLLLCLRWTHTSAPLAYFSTGSRLWEFAAGACAALAGGALGPRTERSPVPWVRWALRLLGWLGLAAVLAPIARYDRDTPFPGAAALLPVLGTAAVLLAGHGPLRAVDAGRLLATRPLRAAGRLSYTWYLWHWPVLTIAQARYGALPWPVLVALTAASALPAWLTLRLVEQPLRYGSSPAPRRGLAVGASALAIPLIAALTLGGGTVRALGDAPAGPTAAPAGAADGPGLLAPGTRVLALTPPLARARQDFPPGKGCEIPLNADSSPRCLFGTEHSPDRIVLLGDSHAGQWISAALAMADQRHWALEVLVKPGCPLATLTVRNTVLGRTFDECDRWRENTLTRLATGPKPRLVLMAGLNRYGSQEERTEGWTRTLDRLTALGTPLAYLGDTPMPGKDIPTCLAASDGRSDACSFPRDTAFEPDPMLDGGLAARYGVRPLDLGPLLCPGTGPSCPAVLEGVVLYRDTGHITDTLARVLAPRLDQGVLGASGGF
- a CDS encoding SDR family oxidoreductase, which translates into the protein MASLPPRTPPRTLVLGATGFLGRWLLLELLTRGEPVAAAVRDSDRAAALRHWLRVHDADDAALTTVAADLTRPGLGLSPEDDARLTEVRDVHNLAARYDFGLTRAQAEPANVHGALHALEWSATRPRLRRLVHLSGYRVGRDPQPRHPLDERATAALYTRLGAYEASKQLGDAAVRVTAPRLGVPLTTVNPSSVIGHSRTGEAGQYLGLAQLVRRLHRGRLPLLPGTRRTFLPVVTVDHLARFLAVVPDHDRAPVQAHTVLDPDTPLLPELIALLATHLGVRPPRGLVPVPLVRRLPRALTGADPETLTFLSEDRYDTTSADHLSAAAGLTQPPLTPALTRWATRLVEEDFGTK
- a CDS encoding TIGR03619 family F420-dependent LLM class oxidoreductase, which encodes MLRAASQAEQLGFDHVAVGNRLLDSGFGLDTDPLVLLSAVAGATTRLRLLTSVLVAPYYPALVLANQAATLDVVSGGRLILGVGTGWNPDEFEAVGVPSRERGARTDDHLAAARALWTNRPADFEGPFTTLRAARLGVSPVTRGGPPVWVGGHSDAALRRALRFGDGWYGTGVDAADLADVRRRLRELAETEERAERLTLASAVFLTPPGIPAVVPPPGQPLGGLAPTAATVVDALGKLAESGLAVCTLWLPVAADHVERAMQWIASEVMPQLG